The following are encoded together in the Salvelinus alpinus chromosome 29, SLU_Salpinus.1, whole genome shotgun sequence genome:
- the LOC139558701 gene encoding glycogen synthase kinase-3 beta-like produces the protein MSGSGRPRTSSFAEPQGVPGATAASTGSAAAVGSSTGKTGVPQASGSSSSGCSNLKLSRDSGKVTTVVATSGQGPDRPQEVSYTDIKVIGNGSFGVVYQARLIDSQEMVAIKKVLQDKRFKNRELQIMRKLDHCNIVRLRYFFYSSGEKKDEVYLNLVLDFVPETVYRVARHFNKAKSIIPIIYVKVYMYQLFRSLAYIHSQGVCHRDIKPQNLLVDPETAILKLCDFGSAKQLIRGEPNVSYICSRYYRAPELIFGATDYTANIDIWSAGCVLAELLLGQPIFPGDSGVDQLVEIIKVLGTPTREQIREMNPNYTEFKFPQIKAHPWTKVFKPRSPPEAVALCSRLLEYTPITRFSPLEACAHAFFDELRAPNARLPSGRELPLLFNFSTTELSIQPQLNSTLIPPHARAQTASSDGSGLAGSSQHSSVPGSLNNST, from the exons ATGAGCGGCAGCGGGCGGCCCAGAACTAGCTCGTTTGCTGAGCCACAAGGTGTTCCCGGAGCCACTGCAGCATCCACTGGATCAGCCGCTGCCGTGGGGAGCAGCACAGGAAAGACCGGGGTCCCGCAGGCCTCGGGGAGCAGTTCGTCTGGATGCTCGAATTTAAAGCTGTCCA GGGACAGTGGGAAGGTGACTACGGTGGTGGCCACATCTGGGCAGGGTCCCGACCGACCACAGGAGGTGTCCTACACGGACATCAAGGTGATCGGGAATGGCTCCTTTGGTGTGGTGTACCAGGCGCGCCTCATCGACAGCCAGGAGATGGTGGCCATTAAGAAAGTGCTGCAGGATAAGAGGTTCAAG AACCGAGAGCTACAGATCATGCGAAAGTTGGACCACTGCAATATCGTGAGGCTACGCTACTTCTTCTACTCTAGTGGTGAAAAG AAGGATGAGGTGTATCTCAACCTGGTGCTGGACTTTGTCCCGGAGACCGTGTACAGGGTGGCCCGGCATTTCAACAAGGCCAAAAGCATCATTCCTATCATTTACGTCAAG GTGTACATGTACCAGTTGTTTCGCAGCCTGGCCTATATCCATTCCCAGGGTGTCTGCCACCGAGACATCAAACCCCAGAACCTGTTGGTGGACCCTGAAACGGCCATCCTAAAGCTCTGTGACTTTGGGAG TGCTAAGCAGCTGATTCGTGGGGAGCCCAACGTGTCGTACATCTGTTCGCGGTACTACCGCGCCCCAGAGCTCATCTTCGGCGCCACCGACTACACGGCCAACATCGACATCTGGTCGGCGGGCTGCGTGCTGGCCGAACTGCTGCTGGGACAGCCCATCTTCCCCGGGGACAGCGGAGTGGACCAGCTAGTAGAGATCATCAAG GTTTTGGGAACTCCAACACGTGAACAGATCCGTGAAATGAACCCCAATTACACAGAGTTTAAATTCCCCCAGATCAAAGCGCATCCCTGGACTAAG GTGTTTAAGCCTCGTTCCCCTCCGGAGGCTGTCGCCCTGTGCTCGCGCCTGCTGGAATACACCCCGATCACGCGCTTCTCGCCCCTGGAGGCCTGCGCACACGCCTTCTTCGACGAGTTGCGCGCGCCCAACGCCCGGCTGCCTAGCGGGCGAGAGCTGCCCCTGCTCTTCAACTTCAGTACCACGG AGCTGTCAATCCAGCCCCAACTGAACTCCACCCTCATTCCTCCTCATGCCCGCGCACAGACAGCTTCCTCTG ATGGCTCTGGGTTAGCCGGCTCCTCTCAGCACAGCTCTGTACCCGGATCACTAAACAACAGCACCTGA